A single Providencia manganoxydans DNA region contains:
- a CDS encoding BRO family protein: MSDKLVFKGNEVIPFDNGDGKIWFTSKHMAELLEYADEKSVNRLYNRNKDEFNHEMTQVVTATSRNKNNEIQYNRTRVFSSRGAHLLGMLADTKVAKALRKWLLDLIEKESQPNLSLMDLDNLKQVTLSEMQNRVVKENEWSMETFGRPGSKSMTIRKRHLKKIREVEKAIAELSQIALPDMGDFPNGEEPA, encoded by the coding sequence ATGTCAGATAAATTAGTTTTTAAAGGCAATGAAGTTATCCCATTCGATAATGGTGATGGGAAAATATGGTTTACAAGTAAGCATATGGCTGAACTTCTTGAGTATGCTGATGAGAAGTCCGTTAATAGGCTCTATAATCGAAATAAAGATGAGTTTAATCACGAGATGACGCAAGTGGTCACGGCGACCTCTCGCAATAAAAACAATGAGATACAGTATAATAGAACTCGCGTGTTCTCATCTAGAGGTGCGCATTTGCTAGGTATGTTGGCTGATACCAAGGTGGCAAAGGCATTGCGAAAATGGCTACTAGATCTCATTGAAAAAGAATCTCAACCCAATTTATCTCTAATGGATCTGGATAATTTAAAGCAAGTCACATTAAGTGAAATGCAAAATAGAGTAGTAAAAGAAAATGAATGGTCTATGGAAACATTTGGAAGACCAGGAAGTAAAAGCATGACTATTCGTAAGCGACACCTTAAAAAAATTAGAGAAGTTGAAAAGGCGATTGCTGAGTTATCACAAATAGCACTTCCTGATATGGGTGATTTTCCAAACGGAGAAGAACCCGCATGA
- the lysC gene encoding hypothetical protein, with translation MSKLRLLSKQHSKTMSALILLFPMMLLVSCGATKEKLIPVQPVPLPPHLTADCEQPDIPEKMDWKDMPQLLVDAMNSIAKCNLDKKAIREIEAERAR, from the coding sequence ATGTCAAAGTTAAGACTGTTATCAAAACAGCACTCAAAGACAATGAGTGCGCTAATACTGCTGTTCCCAATGATGTTGTTAGTGAGTTGCGGAGCTACAAAAGAGAAATTGATTCCCGTTCAGCCGGTTCCATTGCCCCCACATCTAACCGCTGATTGTGAGCAACCTGATATCCCAGAAAAAATGGACTGGAAAGATATGCCACAGTTGCTAGTAGATGCGATGAATTCAATTGCAAAGTGCAATTTAGATAAGAAAGCCATTCGAGAGATTGAGGCAGAAAGAGCAAGATAA
- a CDS encoding structural protein has product MNNQQRKIARGERNNNPGNIDYNPANKWQGQLPHDPSIEKRFCRFVTAEYGIRAIYKLLQTYQRKYGLNSVAAIINKYAPPIENNTSGYINRAAASIGVGINDHINTSDKKTGIALATAIVSVELGYQPYSEATFEKAWSLL; this is encoded by the coding sequence ATGAATAATCAGCAACGAAAAATCGCACGTGGTGAGCGTAACAATAACCCTGGTAATATTGACTACAACCCCGCTAACAAATGGCAAGGCCAGCTACCACATGATCCTTCTATAGAAAAACGCTTTTGTCGCTTTGTCACTGCTGAGTATGGTATTCGAGCTATCTATAAGTTACTGCAAACTTACCAGCGTAAATATGGACTGAATTCTGTAGCAGCAATTATTAACAAATATGCCCCACCCATTGAAAACAATACTTCCGGTTATATTAATCGTGCCGCTGCGTCTATCGGTGTCGGAATCAATGATCACATCAATACTAGCGATAAGAAAACAGGCATCGCATTAGCAACGGCAATAGTCAGTGTTGAGTTGGGTTATCAGCCCTACAGTGAGGCTACGTTCGAAAAAGCGTGGAGCTTGTTGTGA